Proteins encoded by one window of Lathyrus oleraceus cultivar Zhongwan6 chromosome 1, CAAS_Psat_ZW6_1.0, whole genome shotgun sequence:
- the LOC127075345 gene encoding probable receptor-like protein kinase At1g30570: MMKVIGEGVLIVLILMMVSENVEAQSKSVLINCGSNSSVNVDGRRWIGDMASNNNVTLNSPGVVASTDTLSGVSIYEPLYGTARVFTASLNYTIRGVQGKYFVRFHLCPFEIVDHNVNESSFGVVVNGMRLLSEFNVVGKISEKNVNLQSSGKNSSLFFMVKEYILDVNDGLLVIEFVPSRNSFGFVNAIEIVPVVGELFDGSVGKVGGGNLNLAGHGMETMYRLNVGGPEIRSNEDPDLRRIWEVDSSYMITENAGVGMKNSSNITYASVNDTSVAPLLVYETARAMSNTEVLDKRFNMSWKFEVDPDFDYVVRLHFCELMYDKSNERVFRIYINNRTAADNLDVFVRAGGRNKAYHQDHYDSASMRMDTLWVQLGPDTAAGAAGTDALLNGLEIFKLSRNGNLAFVERYNSAGNSGSESKSKVLWIGVGAGIASVAIIACIGVFVFCFCKRRRKESSDTKNNSPGWLPIFLYGGAAVNSTVGVKGSNGNQKLYGSVASTGAGKRFTLAEINAATKSFDESLVIGVGGFGKVYKGEVDDGVPAAIKRANPQSEQGLAEFETEIEMLSKLRHRHLVSLIGFCEEKSEMILVYEYMANGTLRSHLFGSNLPPLTWKQRLEACIGAARGLHYLHTGADRGIIHRDVKTTNILLDENFVAKMADFGLSKDGPAFEHTHVSTAVKGSFGYLDPEYFRRQQLTEKSDIYSFGVVLFEAVCARAVINPTLPKDQINLAEWALRWQRERSLENIIDPHLKGNYCPESLSKFGEIAEKCLADDGKSRPTMGEVLWHLEYVLQLHEAWLNMDNNNNNNSTENSFSRDEEA, from the coding sequence ATGATGAAGGTGATTGGGGAGGGAGTATTGATTGTGCTGATTTTGATGATGGTGAGTGAAAATGTAGAGGCTCAATCAAAGTCAGTTCTTATAAATTGTGGTTCAAATTCTTCTGTGAATGTTGATGGTAGGAGATGGATTGGGGATATGGCTTCTAATAACAATGTTACACTTAATTCTCCTGGTGTTGTTGCTTCCACTGATACATTAAGTGGGGTTTCAATCTATGAGCCGCTATATGGAACGGCGAGAGTTTTTACGGCTTCTTTGAATTACACAATCAGAGGAGTTCAGGGAAAGTATTTTGTTAGGTTTCATTTATGTCCCTTTGAGATTGTGGACCACAATGTGAATGAGTCCTCTTTTGGTGTTGTTGTCAATGGTATGAGACTTTTGTCGGAGTTTAATGTTGTGGGCAAGATATCCGAAAAGAATGTGAACTTGCAGAGTTCTGGAAAGAATTCAAGTTTGTTCTTTATGGTTAAGGAGTATATTCTTGATGTCAATGATGGTTTGCTTGTGATTGAGTTTGTTCCAAGTAGAAACTCGTTTGGCTTCGTCAATGCCATTGAGATTGTTCCGGTTGTTGGTGAGCTGTTTGATGGTTCGGTCGGTAAAGTTGGTGGTGGAAACTTGAATTTGGCTGGACATGGGATGGAGACTATGTATAGGTTAAATGTTGGTGGTCCTGAGATTCGGTCCAACGAGGATCCTGATCTTCGGAGAATTTGGGAAGTTGATTCTAGCTATATGATCACGGAAAACGCTGGAGTAGGAATGAAGAACAGCTCGAATATTACATATGCTTCTGTGAATGATACTTCAGTAGCTCCTCTCCTTGTGTATGAAACTGCAAGGGCAATGTCCAACACTGAAGTCTTGGACAAAAGATTTAACATGTCGTGGAAATTCGAAGTAGATCCTGATTTCGATTACGTTGTCCGGTTACATTTCTGTGAGCTGATGTATGATAAGTCAAACGAGAGAGTATTCAGGATCTACATAAACAACAGGACAGCTGCGGATAATCTCGACGTTTTTGTTCGAGCAGGAGGGAGGAATAAAGCGTATCACCAAGATCATTATGATTCCGCATCGATGAGGATGGACACACTTTGGGTTCAACTAGGTCCTGATACCGCTGCTGGTGCTGCGGGAACTGATGCTCTCTTGAATGGTCTAGAGATTTTTAAGCTTAGTCGGAACGGGAATCTCGCCTTTGTGGAGAGATACAATTCGGCTGGGAATTCGGGAAGCGAATCGAAATCAAAAGTTCTTTGGATTGGAGTTGGAGCAGGTATAGCTTCTGTGGCTATAATTGCATGTATAGGTGTTTTTGTTTTCTGTTTCTGCAAAAGAAGGAGAAAAGAATCAAGTGATACCAAAAACAACTCTCCTGGTTGGCTACCGATATTCCTTTACGGAGGGGCTGCTGTAAACAGCACTGTAGGTGTCAAGGGATCAAATGGAAATCAGAAGTTATATGGATCTGTGGCCTCAACCGGAGCTGGTAAGCGGTTCACATTAGCTGAAATCAACGCTGCAACGAAGAGTTTCGACGAGAGTTTGGTCATTGGAGTTGGAGGCTTTGGTAAAGTGTATAAGGGAGAAGTTGATGATGGTGTGCCCGCTGCAATTAAGCGTGCCAATCCGCAGTCTGAACAAGGTCTAGCTGAATTCGAGACCGAAATAGAGATGCTCTCGAAACTAAGACACCGGCATCTAGTGTCTTTGATTGGTTTCTGTGAAGAGAAAAGCGAAATGATTTTGGTTTATGAGTACATGGCAAATGGAACTCTAAGAAGTCATCTATTTGGAAGTAATCTCCCTCCACTAACATGGAAGCAGCGTCTCGAAGCTTGTATAGGTGCTGCAAGGGGACTTCACTACCTTCACACAGGAGCCGACCGAGGAATAATTCACCGCGATGTCAAAACAACCAACATACTGTTAGACGAGAATTTCGTAGCGAAAATGGCTGATTTCGGTTTGTCAAAAGACGGTCCTGCTTTCGAACACACTCATGTCAGCACTGCTGTGAAAGGAAGTTTCGGCTATCTCGATCCAGAGTATTTCAGAAGACAACAGTTAACCGAGAAGTCAGATATTTACTCTTTCGGAGTTGTTCTATTCGAAGCTGTTTGTGCTAGAGCTGTGATAAACCCTACCTTGCCTAAAGACCAAATCAATCTCGCAGAATGGGCATTGAGATGGCAAAGAGAAAGATCGCTCGAAAATATCATCGATCCACATCTTAAAGGAAACTATTGCCCGGAATCATTGTCTAAGTTCGGGGAGATAGCTGAAAAATGTCTCGCCGATGATGGTAAAAGCCGTCCCACAATGGGTGAGGTGTTATGGCACTTGGAATATGTGTTACAGCTACATGAAGCTTGGCTCAACATggacaacaacaacaacaacaatagcacAGAAAATTCATTCTCTAGAGATGAAGAAGCATGA